A window of Ictalurus furcatus strain D&B chromosome 18, Billie_1.0, whole genome shotgun sequence contains these coding sequences:
- the LOC128622516 gene encoding bile salt-activated lipase — MVGLGILAVLGLFMSTANASSLGVVYTEGGLVEGKNHLVGLFRYMDVFKGVPFAAQPGRFQKPTPHRGWNGVLKANDFPKRCLQLDLIQSGTRGSEDCLYLNIWVPQGRSISTGLPVMVYFFGGGYLVGGSQGANFLDNYLYSGEEIADRGNVMVVTVNYRVGALGFLSTGDSDLPGNYGLWDQQAAIAWVHRNIKAFGGDPNNITIFGESAGAASVSFQMLTPHNKGLIRRAISQSGVALCPWAVNRNPRAYAEEVAKKVGCPTDQSMAACLKMTDPVRLTLAGTLNLKGSATNPIVKNLALSPVIDGDFLPADPSTLFSNAADIDYIAGVNDMDGHIFTGFDIASVNQPLQPTPIEDVKALLTALTSDKGLEASAAAYDQYTANWGSKPGKDDIKKTIVDIETDYTFLVPTQTALYLHAKHAKTGRTYSYLFSEPSRMPFYPSWMGADHADDLQYVFGKPFTTPLAYFPKHRRVSKYMIAYWTNFAKTGDPNIGESEVPVAWPKLTEGDQFVEINNSMGKDSVKQKMRARYVYFWSTTYMSFPNVR, encoded by the exons ATGGTTGGGTTGGGAATTTTAGCAGTTTTGGGGCTTTTTATGAGCACTGCAAATGCATCTTCG CTGGGAGTTGTGTACACAGAAGGAGGGTTGGTTGAGGGGAAGAATCATTTAGTAGGACTCTTCCGCTACATGGACGTCTTTAAGGGTGTCCCATTTGCCGCACAACCGGGCCGATTCCAGAAGCCGACTCCTCACCGTGGCTGGAACG GTGTTTTGAAGGCCAATGACTTTCCTAAGAGATGCCTGCAACTGGACCTGATTCAGAGTGGAACTCGTGGCAGCGAGGACTGCCTGTACCTCAACATCTGGGTCCCACAAGGCCGCTCAA TTTCAACTGGCCTCCCTGTCATGGTTTACTTCTTCGGTGGTGGCTACCTGGTTGGAGGCTCTCAGGGCGCTAACTTCTTGGATAACTACCTGTACAGTGGAGAGGAGATTGCTGACCGGGGAAACGTCATGGTAGTGACCGTGAACTATCGTGTCGGGGCGCTCGGATTCCTCAGTACTGGAGATTCAGATTTGCCCG GAAACTATGGTCTCTGGGATCAGCAAGCTGCCATCGCTTGGGTGCACAGGAACATTAAGGCTTTTGGTGGAGATCCAAACAACATCACTATCTTTGGAGAGTCTGCCGGTGCGGCCAGTGTGAGCTTTCAG atgcTGACACCCCACAACAAAGGCTTGATTCGCAGAGCTATATCCCAGAGTGGCGTTGCTTTGTGTCCTTGGGCTGTTAACAGAAATCCTAGAGCCTATGCTGAAGAG GTTGCTAAGAAAGTGGGTTGCCCCACTGATCAGAGCATGGCAGCCTGCCTGAAAATGACTGACCCAGTCAGGCTAACTCTTGCTGGTACCCTTAACCTGAAAGGTTCTGCAACAA ACCCCATTGTGAAGAACCTGGCCCTCTCACCTGTGATTGACGGTGATTTCCTCCCCGCTGACCCCAGCACCCTGTTTAGTAATGCGGCTGACATCGACTATATCGCTGGAGTTAACGACATGGATGGCCACATTTTCACTGGCTTTGATATTGCTTCTGTCAACCAGCCTCTCCAGCCTACGCCCAT TGAGGACGTCAAAGCTCTCCTGACTGCTTTGACCAGTGATAAAGGTCTGGAAGCTTCCGCAGCTGCTTATGATCAGTACACTGCTAACTGGGGAAGCAAGCCTGGCAAGGACGACATCAAAAAGACAATCGTGGACATCGAGACTGACTACACCTTCCTGGTGCCGACACAAACGGCTCTGTATCTCCATGCCAAACATGCCAA GACGGGCCGTACTTATTCGTACCTGTTCTCAGAGCCCAGCCGCATGCCTTTCTATCCCAGCTGGATGGGGGCTGACCATGCTGACGACCTGCAGTATGTGTTTGGAAAGCCTTTCACCACTCCCCTGGCCTACTTTCCCAAACATCGTAGAGTCTCCAAATACATGATCGCTTACTGGACCAACTTCGCCAAGACTGG TGACCCCAACATTGGTGAGTCGGAAGTGCCCGTAGCCTGGCCCAAGTTGACTGAAGGCGACCAGTTTGTGGAAATCAATAACAGCATGGGTAAGGACTCTGTCAAGCAGAAAATGAGAGCTCGCTACGTCTATTTCTGGAGCACCACCTACATGAGTTTTCCGAACGTCAGATGA
- the zgc:92275 gene encoding cholesterol 7-desaturase nvd, translating into MEGSVSSRLVKVFAGVAIAFTATVLMHVRDPSDVLLDSGYGYPELWRKTGLAGAPARAAACILAGAVLLAAGWLYRLLFAPLELLRSPDEVGYVAEDGRSRARAANEVRRRRKTGELPPVYPNGWYRILDSHMLERGDVKSVTVLGEQVAVFRGQDGKAYVLDAYCPHLGANLAVGGRVMGNCIECPFHGWQFRGEDGKCVRIPYAEKVPEFAKVRCWPSCEINEQILVWFHCDGEEPGWMVPEQKEITNEEWVYRGRTEHFINAHIEEIPENAADIAHLAHLHTPGIVSGVDLRYTNSKTWEFIRHDWKVEWNPEPEPNKHCSQMLVKHALTVFGRHWPLLDVNVVARQVGPGVVFLLFNHNFLGRGVILHCVTPVEPLLQCVSHTIFYQSNIPPLVPKFILRAECIQFERDVMIWNNKKYVSKPLLVKEDSAIQKHRRWYSQFYSENSPRLRFQHDTLDF; encoded by the exons ATGGAGGGATCCGTGAGCTCACGGCTCGTCAAGGTGTTCGCCGGGGTCGCGATCGCTTTCACCGCGACCGTCCTGATGCACGTGCGAGACCCCTCCGACGTGCTGTTGGACAGCGGTTACGGTTATCCCGAGCTGTGGCGGAAAACCGGCCTGGCCGGAGCTCCGGCGCGTGCTGCGGCGTGCATCCTGGCGGGTGCAGTGCTTCTGGCTGCGGGCTGGCTCTACCGGCTCCTGTTCGCTCCTCTGGAGCTGCTGCGGAGTCCGGACGAGGTGGGATATGTGGCGGAGGACGGGCGCTCCCGAGCGCGTGCGGCCAACGAAGTGCGGCGGAGGCGCAAGACCGGGGAATTGCCTCCGGTTTACCCGAACGGCTGGTATCGGATCCTGGACTCGCACATGCTGGAACGCGGAGACGTCAAGAGCGTGACCGTGTTGG GTGAGCAGGTGGCTGTGTTTCGGGGTCAGGATGGGAAGGCCTATGTGTTGGATGCCTACTGCCCCCATCTAGGGGCCAACCTGGCTGTAGGGGGCCGAGTGATGggcaattgtatagaatgtcccTTCCATGGCTGGCAGTTTCGAGGAGAGGATGGGAAGTGTGTCAGGATCCCATATGCTGAAAAAG TGCCGGAGTTTGCTAAAGTGCGCTGCTGGCCGAGCTGTGAGATTAACGAGCAGATCTTGGTTTGGTTCCACTGTGATGGAGAAGAACCAGGCTGGATGGTTCCTGAGCAGAAAGAGATCACCAATGAGGAGTGGGTTTACCGCGGACGCACGGAGCACTTCATCAATGCTCACATAGAG GAGATACCAGAGAACGCTGCAGATATCGCTCACCTGGCCCATCTCCACACACCGGGTATCGTGAGTGGTGTGGACCTCCGTTACACCAACAGTAAGACTTGGGAGTTCATCCGCCATGACTGGAAG GTGGAATGGAATCCAGAGCCAGAGCCCAATAAGCATTGTTCTCAAATGTTGGTGAAGCACGCTCTGACTGTATTCGGACGCCACTGGCCTCTCTTGGACGTGAATGTGGTGGCCAGACAG GTCGGTCCAGGTGTGGTGTTCCTGCTGTTTAATCACAACTTCTTGGGTCGTGGTGTGATCTTACACTGTGTGACCCCAGTGGAGCCGCTGCTGCAGTGTGTGTCACACACCATCTTCTACCAGAGCAACATTCCTCCACTAGTGCCAAAATTCATCCTGCGAGCAGAGTGTATTCAG TTTGAGCGGGATGTGATGATTTGGAACAATAAGAAGTACGTCTCGAAACCATTGCTGGTGAAAGAGGACTCAGCCATCCAAAAACACAGGCGCTGGTATAGTCAGTTCTACAGCGAGAACAGCCCACGTCTGCGCTTCCAACACGACACACTGGACTTCTGA